TCGAAGGACTCGATGGACAGGCGGAGCTGCTCGCTCGGGTCCTTCCCGAGCCCCTGGAGGTGTCGCGCCCACTGCCGGTACGCGATGGCCAGCTCCAGCGGAACGCGGGCCTCGGGTGTCGCGTGCGCCTGGGCGGCCCGCGCGGCGTCGATGGACTTCTGGAGCAGGGCCTCCACGTCCGCGCCTCCCTTGAGGGCGCGCTGCTCCGCGAGCCGGCGGTGCAGCCGGGACACGACGACCTGGGAAGCTGCATGGTCCGGCGCGGCGGCGAGCGCGCGAGCCAGTGACTCCAGGCCGCGCTCGTAGTGCGGAAGCACGTTGCCCTCGCCGTACAGCTCCATGACGAACGCCGCGAGCTCCAGGCGCCCCAGCGCGTAGTGTGTCGCGGGCTGGCTGTCGGCGGTGGCGATGGCGGTGGCATACGCCTGCCGGGCCGCGTCCAGGTCTGCCTTCGAGCCGGCGGTGTCACCCTGGGGCCAGCGCTGGGTGGCACGGGCCAGGAGGATGTCGCCCCGGAGCAGGGGCGCCTCATAGAACCAGGGCAGTGCGCGGCCCATGGCGTCCAGGTGGGCCAGGGCCTCCTCGTGCCTGCCCTCGTAGAAGGCGAAGAGCGCCTTCACGTAGCGGGGCGGGGCGGGGACCTCGGGTCCCTCGGCCTGGCGGAGGTAGGCGAGCGCCGGGTCCCGGTAGCGCTGCTCCAGCTCCTTGCGGCGGGCCTCGCGCTGCTCGGGGCCACGGCGCTCCACGTCCAGCAGCAGCTGCTCGCGGTACAGGTCGCCCAGCACCAGCGCCAACGCCCAGGCCACCCGGGGCTCCCGGTAGCCGTGGTTCCAGGCGGCCTCCAGTCGCTCGCGAGCACCCCGCGCGTCGTCGAGGGCGAGCAGCGCGCGGCCCAGGGCGTACTGGCCGGGCCCCATGGCCCGCGTGCCCGCCTGGTGCACCTCGGTCTCCAGCGCGTCCATGCGCTCGCGCAGGGCCTTCCGGTCGTCTCGGGTGTCATGCAGCGGCGACAGCGCGGAGTAGCGCGCCGACGACTCGATGCGCTCCACCCGCTCGGTGAAGCGGCTCGCGAGGCGCTCGCGCTCCAGGACTTCGCTCCGGGCGAGCACGGCCTGTCCCACCGCCAGCGTCACCACCGTCAGCGCGGCGGCGGCGGCGGCCAGGGCCACGCGGTGCTTGCGGGCCTTCCTGCGCAGCCGGTAGCCCAGGCCCCGGCGCGCCTGCACCGGCTCACCCTCGAGGAACCGCTCGAGGTCTTCCACGAGCGCGCGCGCCGAGTCGTAGCGGGCGGGGCGCTCCTTCTCCAGGCACTTGAGGACGATGGCCTCCAGGTCCTCGGGGATGTTCGCGTCCAGCGCGCGGAGCGGGCGCGGCTCCTCCGTCTGCAGGCGGGTGATGACCTCCTGCGCGGTGGTGCCATCGAAGGGCGGCCGCCCGGTGAGCAGGGAGTAGAGCGTCGCGCCCAGGGCGTAGACGTCCACCCGCCGGTCCAGCCGAGCCGCCCCGCCACGGGCCTGCTCGGGGGCCATGTAGTGCGGCGTGCCCAGCACCGCGCTCTGTCCCACACCCTCGTCGCGTCCCTCGCGGGCCAGGCCGAAGTCCATGACGAAGGGCGCGAGGCCGCCGTCCTCGGTGCGCTCCACCAGGATGTTGCCGGGCTTGATGTCGCGGTGGATGAGTCCGGCGCGGTGGGCCGCGTGGACGCCCTCGGCGGCCTGGCGCAGGACGAGCACCTTCTGCTCCAGGGTGAGCGTGTCCGCGAGCTGGCCCAGTGTCTGCCCGTCCACGTACCGCATGGCGATGTAGCCGCGGCCCCGGACCTCGCCGACCTCGTACACCTCGCACACGCGCTCGTGCCGGACCCGGGCCTGGGCGCGGGCCTCGGAGAGGATGCGGCGCGCCAGCTCCGCGTCCCCGTCGCGCACGAACTTGAGCGCCACGTTGCGGCGCAGCAGCGGGTCGTATGCGAGGAACACGAGCCCCATGCCGCCCTGGCCGAGGAAGCGCACCGGCTGGTAGCGGTCCCAGTCCGGCACGGGGAAGGGAGGCTCTCCGGCCACGGCGGGGGCTGCGGTGACGCCCGGAGGAGTGGGCGTCAGGGTGGCCGCCTCGACCGGCCGGACGCCTGGCTGGGTCGACTGCTCTCGTGAGAGCTCCTCGCGAAGCATCCCGAGGGTGTCCTCGCTGAGCCGGCCGCGCTCCTTCAACAGCTGCAGGGGGCCGCGGTCCAGGCGAAGGGCTTCCTCGCGCAGGGCGGCCAGCTCCTCGTGGGAGAGCAGCCCTTCATCCAGCGCGAGGAGCAGCTCCTCCTCGTACCGCTCAATCTTCTGGCCCGACGCGTGCACCGGCGCAGCATACGGGAGGGCCGGTACACCAGGGCAGCCCCTTCCGGGGCGTGAATTGACTGGGCAGGCGAGCGGCCAGTAACGTGGTTGCACGATGCGCTCCTCGTGCGACGGATTCCTGACGACCGCCAGCGGCTGCTGTTGCCGCGGCGAGTGTCGTTAGTCGAGCCGCCACACCCCCGCATTCCGTAACCGGCCGCACCTGACGGACTCGCGCATGCGAGCCACCTCCCGTGCCCGGGCCCTCACCGCGACGTTCGCTCCCGGAGTGTTTCCATGCCCGTTGCCCGACTCGAGCCGCATGACGACTTCCTGCGTGTGTACTTCACCGAAGGGGCGGGCCCCCGGCACGCGGACTTCCACTGGTTCTGGCTGCGCCACAACTCCGAGCTGGACCGGCACCCCCTTACGCGAGAGCGCATCGTCTGCTCCTCGGAGCTGCCCTTCGAGCTCCGCCCCCGCGACGCGCGGGTGTCGGAGGACGGCAGCGCCGTCGACATCGACTGGGGTGACCGCGCGGACGGGCAGGTGAGCCGCTACGCCGCGGCCTGGCTCCTCACGCATGCCTACGCGGCCGACCGTGCTGCCGCGCCGCCTCCGCCCTCCGACGCCAGCGCGCTCACGCTGGACTTCGCGCGCCTGGAGGCGCCGCTCGGGCCCCTCGCCGTGCGCCGGCTCCAGGAGGACGGGGCGCTCGTGGTGCGCGGCTTCGGGCTCGACACGGAGGCCCTCATCGACGTCTTCGCCGCGCAGCGGCTGTCCGTCATCGAGACGCACTTCGGGCGCATCGAGGACCTGCGCACCGACAACACGACGAACAAGAACACGGACCAGCTCGGGTACACCGACAGCGCCATCCAGCTCCACACGGACCAGCCCTTCCTCGAGCGGCCTCCGCGCTACCAACTGCTGCACAGCCAGCGGCCGGCGGACGTGGGAGGCGACAGCAGCGTGGTGGACGCGCTCGCGGCGGCGCGTCACCTGGCGGACCTGGACCGGCCGGCCTTCGACCTGCTGCGCACGATGCCGGTGACCTTCCACCGCAAGCAGAAGGACTTCGAGCGGGTGCTCGTCTCGCCCCTCCTGGACTTCGACGCGCCCGGTGGCTTCCGCATCCGCTACAGCTACTTCACGCTGGCGCCACACCGGGCACCGTTCGCCGAGATGGAGGCGTGGTACCGCGCCTACAACCGCTTCGCGAAGCTGGTGCGGGACGAGCGCCACCAGTACCGGTTCCGGCTGGAGGCGGGTGACTTCCTCATCTACGACAACTGGCGGATGCTTCACGCTCGCACGGCCTTCTCCGGACCCCGGTGGCTCAGAGGCGTGTACTTCGATACGCAGGCTCGCTTCTAATCACGTGTCGCTCGTGCACCTCCACCGGAGACGTGATGTCGAATCCTCCTCGTCTGAGCTCGCAGGGACTGAGTCACCAGGATGTCTTGAAGCAGATGCGGGACATGAGGGCCGAGGATGCCCGCTGGCAGGACGGCCGGACCTGGAGCCTCGTCTACAACGCGGGGGAGGACATCCGCCGGCTGCTCGCCGAGGCCTACACGGAGTTCATGTCCGAGAACGGCCTCAGCCCGTTCGCCTTTCCCAGCCTGCGCCGCTTCGAGTCCGAGGTGCTCGCCATCAGCGCGGAGCTGTTCCACGGAGAGGGTGTCGCCGGCACCATGACGTCCGGTGGCACCGAGTCCATCCTCATGGCCGTCAAGACGGCCCGCGACTTCGCCCGCGCGGAGCGGGGCATCACCGAGCCGGAGATGGTGCTGCCCGCCTCCGTGCACCCGGCCTTCCAGAAGGCCGCGCACTACTTCGGGGTGAAGGCCGTCAACGTCCCCGTCGGCCCTGACTTCCGCGCGGACGTGAAGGCCATGAGCGCCGCCATCGGCCCGCGCACGGTGCTCATGGTGGGCTCCGCTCCCGCCTACCCGCAGGGCCTGGTGGACCCCATCACCGAGCTGGCCGCGGCGGCGAAGAAGCGGGGCGTCCTCTTCCACGTGGACGCGTGTCTGGGCGGCTTCCTGCTGCCGTTCGCCCGGCGGCTCGGACACGAAGTCCCGGACTTCGACTTCGCGGTGCCGGGTGTCACCAGCCTCTCCGCCGACCTCCACAAGTACGGCTACGCGGCGAAGGGCGCGTCGGTGGTCCTGTACCGCACGCCCGAGTTGCGCCGGTACCAGTTCTTCACCTACGCGGACTGGAGCGGCGGCATCTACGCGTCGCCCTCCATGGCGGGCACTCGGCCCGGAGGCGCCATCGCCGCGGCGTGGGCCATCCTCAAGTACCTGGGCGAGGAGGGCTACCTGAAGCTGGCGGGCACGGTGCTCGACACGGCGCGGGCGCTGCGCGAGGGCATCACCGCCATCCCCGGGCTGAAGCTGCTGGGCGCCCCCAGGCTGAGTGTCTTCGCCTTCTCCTCGGACACGCTGGACGTGTACGCGCTGGGGGATGCGATGGAGGCCCGGGGCTGGAAGCTGGACCGGCAGATGCAGCCGCCCGCGCTGCACCTGATGGTGACGCCCGCGCACGCGAAGGTGGTGGAGCCCTTCCTCGCGGACCTTCGCGAGTGCGCCGCCAGCCTCGCCAGCGGGGCCCCTGCGCCGGAGGGCAGCGCGGCCATGTACGGCATGCTGGGCACCATGCCCGACCGCCGTGAGGCCGCGGACTTCATCCGCCAGTTCATGGACGCCATCTACGAATGACGCCTGCGCTCCAGGCCGTCATCGTGGTGGGCCTTCCCGGGCTCATCCTCCTGGCCGCCCGCTACCTCAAGCCCATCGCCTGGGTGGGGCCGGTGGTGGTGTGCTACGCCGCCGGCATCATCCTGGGCAACCTGCCGGGGCTGGCGCTCCAACCGCGCGTGAGCCTGTCGGTGAGCGAGGCGGCCGTGCCGCTGGCGATTCCGCTGCTCCTCTTCGCCACGGACGTGCCCCGGTGGATGCGGCTGGCGCGCTCCACGCTGCTGTCCTTCGTGCTGGCGTGCGCGGCGGCCATGGTGAGCAGCGCGCTGGTGGGGCTCGCCTTCGCGCACCGCTCCGACGAGTGGTGGAAGATGGCCGGAATGCTGGCCGGCGTGTACACGGGCGGCACCGCCAACATGAACGCCGTGGGGCTGGCGCTCGAGGTGCGCCAGGAGACCTTCGTGCTCCTCAACACGGCGGACATCGTCGTGGGCGCCGCGTACTTCCTCTTCCTGGTGACGGTGGCGCAGCGGGTGGTGCTCGCCTTCCTCCCGCGCTTCCCGAACCCCACCAGCTGGGATGAGGTGCCAGAGGGAGGGGCAGGGGAGGGTGTCATTCCCCGGTGGGCGTGGGTCCGGGGCATGGGGCTGTCGCTGCTGCTGGCCGTCGCCATCGCGGGTGTCTCCGCCGGAGGGACACAGTGGGTGCTGGGCCGCCTGCACGTGACGGTGGTGCTGCTGCTCATCACCTCGCTGGCGCTGGCCGCGTCCTTCATCCCGGCGGTGCGCACGCTGCCCGGCAGCTCCACGCTGGGGGACTACGCGCTGCTCGTCTTCTGCGTGGCCGTGGGCTCGCTGGCGGATGCGAGCCAGCTCCAGCAGGCGGGCCTCTTCGTCTTCGTGTTCTGTGCCTGCGTGCAGTTCCTGGCGGTAGGGCTCCACTTCGCGCTCGCCACCCTGTTCCGCATCGACGCGGACACCTTCCTCATCACCTCCGCGTCCACCATCTTCGGCCCGGCCTTCGTCGGCCCCGTTGCACGCGCGCTGCGCAACCGGGAGCTGATGGTCTCCGGGATGACCACCGGGCTGATGGGCTTCGCGATGGGGACGTGGATGGGGTTGGCGGTATCGTGGCTGCTGCGTCCGTGACACCTCGGAGATTCACATGCACCTCGTTCGGATGACGTGGGCCGTGTCGCTGGTGGTGTTGTTCCATGGTGCGCCCTCGCGGGCGCAGGGCGTCCCGGAAGAGGAGGCCGCTCCGGCGCCCGGTGCCGAGGCGCCGCCTCCTCCCGAGTCTCAGGAGGCTAAGCCCCGCACGGGGTGGCGCGTCCAGGGGCTGCCGCTGCTCAACTTCAACAGCGACGAGGGCTTCGGCTTCGGCGTGCGGCTGATGCTGGTGGACGCGGGAGATGGGACGCAGCAGCCCTACCGGCACGCGGTGGTGGGCCAGTTCTTCCAGACGACGGGCGGGACGGCCATCCACCGCCTCATGCTGGACGCGCCGGGGTTCCTCTCCTCACCGTGGCGCGTGGGCGTGGACCTGAGCCTGCTCAACGACCGCTTCTCTCCGTACTACGGGCAGGGGAGCGGGGCGACGTACGAGGAGGACTTCTCCACGTGTGACGACCGGGACGCGCTGGAGGCCAACCCCGACGTCTGCCCGGACAACGCGGCCTTCCGGGGCCTGCGCTACTACAGCTACGAGCAGCGCACCTTCCCGAGCGTGGTGCTGAACGCGCGGCGCTCCATCAAGGGCCCGTGGCAGGTGGCGGTGGGCTACCGCTTCCGGCTGACGCGGGTGAGCACTCGCTACGACACGGACGACCTGGGCCAGTCCCGGGACTCGCGGCTGGAGGAGGACGCGCGGGCGGGGCTGCTCACGGGCATCGAAGGGGAGCTGCGCAGGGAGACCTTCCGCACGGCGGAGCTGACGGCGGGGCTGCTGCTGGACCTGCGCGACAACGAGCCGGCGCCGGTGCGCGGCATGTTCCACGAGCTGGTGGCGCGAGGCGCGCTGGAGGCGACGGGGAGCTCGTTCCGGTACTGGGGCGTGACGGCCAACCTGCGCTTCTACCACCCGCTGGTGAGTGAACGGCTGGTGGCGGCGCTGCGGCTCATGGGCGATGCGATGGGCGGAGACGTGCCCTTCTTCCAGCTCAGCTCGTTCGGCGGCGTGGACTGGCGCGACGGCTGGGGCGGCATCGGCGGCGTCATCACCGCGCGCGGCATCCTGAAGAACCGGCTGCAGGGCGAGGTGAAGGCGCTGGCCAACGGCGAGCTGCGGTGGTGGTTCGCCTCGGCGAGGCCGTGGAACCAGCAGCTGGACTTCACGCTGGTGGCCTTCTTGGACGCGGGGCAGGCGTGGTCCGACCTGCACTTCCGCGACGGCGGCGCGTCCCAGTACGCCGGTGGAGGCGGGCTGCGCATCGGATGGGAGAAGCTCTTCATCGTCCGCGCCGACTACGGCGTCAGCCCCAGCGACGGGACGTCCGGCTTCTACCTGGACTTCAACCACATGTTCTGAGGTGGACGGCCCCAGGGCAGCCCGGCGGGGGAGCGCCCGCGTCGCCGACCGCGCCCGCCATGTCCATCATCAAGCAGGGCCGGCATCCACACCGTGCCGGCGGAAGGAGCTTGATTGATCCGGACGCTGAACGACGCCGTGGAGTTGGTTCACACGCACCACGTCATCACCGAGGTGCCCACGCACGGGCCTGCCTCTCTCGTGGAGAAGGTCCTGGGTGGGCGCCCCTCCGGGAGCTGGCGTGAGCACGCGAAGGGGCGGCTCGCGTACCGCCTCGGCCGCATGCTGCGGGCCTCGCCCGAGGTGCTCGCGGTGAGGCTCGTGGAGGGCAAGGTGGCCTTCGTGGACCCCACGCTGTGGCCCTCCGTGTACCGCGTCGCCATGGAGCCCGCGCGCCGCCGGGCCTCGCTGACCGGCCTGTCCACCGAGGCCCGCGAGCTGCTGTCCAGGGTGGAGCGCGACAAGGCCGTCCGGCTCGACAAGGAAGGGCCGTGGACCAAGGCCCGGCAGGCCCTGCAGGAGCGGCTCCTGGTCCACTTCTCCGAGGCCCAGGAGGAGGACGGCCACCACGTCGCGGTGCTGCGCTCCTGGCGGAGCTGGGCTTCCCCGTCGCTCAAGGAGGACGCGGCCACGCTCTCGTACGAGGACGCGCTGGCGCGGCTGCGCGACGCGTGCGGCGGAGCCCCCACGGGCCTGGGGCCCTGGGTGTTCTGAGCCGCATGGCCGAATCTGTGGGCCCCGTGTCCTTGCGGCCAGCACCCCCACGGGCGCACAGTGCCTCGCATGAAGCGGGCACCCCGGCGTCAACCGACAGCAGCGACCTCGCAAGCAGCACCGCTCCGGATTGCCCTGCTCGCGTTCGATGATGCGCAGGTCCTCGACATCACCGGACCGCTGGAGGTCTTCGGCCGTACGTCCCGCTGGCTCCGGGAGCACCGGGGCGCAATCGAGGACCGCTACTCGCTGGCGCTGCTGAGCGCGAACGGCCCCGTGCTGCGCTCGTCCTCCGGCATCCGCCTCGTCGCCGATGGCGGGCTTCCGGTGCGCGGCGACACCATCGACACGCTCCTCGTCTCGGGTGGCCGGGGCGTGCGGCACGTGGCGGAGGACCCACGCGTCCTCATCTGGCTCCGGGCCCAGGCGCCCCGCGTACGCCGGCTCGCGTCCGTCTGCACCGGCGCCTTCGTCCTCGCCGCCGCTGGACTCCTCGACGGCCGGCGCGCCGTCACCCACTGGAGCGATTGCGACCGGCTCGCACGCCTCCACCCGCGCGTCACCGTGGAGAAGGACCCCATCTTCGTGCGGGACGGCCACGTCTACACGTCCGCGGGCGTCACCGCCGGCATGGACCTGGCGCTCGCCCTGGTGGAGGAGGACTGTGGCCGCGACGTGGCCCTGGCCGTGGCACGGGAGCTGGTCCTCTTCCTGCGCCGTCCCGGAGGCCAGTCCCAGTTCAGCGCCCAGCTCTCCGCGCAGACCGCCGAGCGCGAGCCCCTGCGCGACTTGCAGGCGTGGATGGCGGACCACCCGGGCGACGACCTGCGCATCCCCGCGCTCGCCCGCCGCGCCGCCATGAGCGAGCGTCACTTCCGCCGCGCCTTCACCGCCGAGGTGGGCTGCCCTCCCGCCCGCTTCGTGGAGCAGGTCCGCGTCGAAGCCGCGCGCCGCGCCCTGGAGGACACCGACGACGGCGTGGACGCCATCGCCGACCGCGTGGGCTTCGGCACCTCCGAGTCCATGCGCCGCGCCTTCACCCGCACCCTTCACACCAGTCCCACCGCATACCGCGAGCGCTTCCGCGCCGACAAAACGAGGAGACACGCGTCATGACCCGCATCGGCATCGTGCTGTTCGATGGAGCAGAGGAGCTCGACTACGCGGGCCCCTGGGAGGTCTTCGCCGCGGCCGCGTACCTCCGGCCCGAGCTGGGGCTCGAGGTCCGCACCTACTCCAAGGACGGCCAGCCCATCCGGAGCGCCAAGGGGCTGCGCGTCATCCCCGACGCCAGCTTCGCGGACACCCCCCGCCTGGACGTCGTCCTCGCCCCGGGCGGAGAGGGCCGGAAGCGGGAGATGCACGACGAGGTGATGCTCGGCTGGCTCCGCGCTCGCGGCGCCGAGGCGAAGTGGGTCACCAGCGTCTGCACCGGCGCCTTCCTGCTGCACGCCGCGGGGCTGTGCACCGGGCGCCGCGTGACGACACACTGGAGCGCCATCGAGGAGCTGCGCGCCCGGGGGGACGTCACCGTGCTCGAGGACATCCGCTACGTCCGGGATGGCAATGTCGTCACCGCGGCAGGGGTGTCCGCAGGCATCGACATGTCGCTGTGGCTGGTGGGACAGCTCTGGGACCCGGCCTTCGCGCGAAAGGTCCAGCGGTACATCCAGTACGAGCCCTCGCCGCCCTACGCCGCCGAGGTGTAGGCGCTACGCCGCCACGTCCAGGATTTCGAGCGCCTCACGGACGCCGGGCAGGGCGGCGAGCAGCTCGAACTCGGCCGACTGGAGCAGGGAGACCCGGCGGCCGGAGAGGCGCTCCATGAGCAGCTCGATGCGATAGCCGCCCTCGGGGCTGGCGTGCCGGGAGATGCGCGCACGACGGCCTTCCGCCTGACAGGCGAGGATGTCCTTCTGGAGGCTGCGCAGCCGCCGGAACACCTTCAGCGCCATCCGACCCTCGGGGGTGTCGAACGTGTGGAAGTGCCGGTTGCGCGACAGCGGCCTGCTGGGGTCATGGAGCCTCTCCACGAGGCGCCGAACGAATGGGTCCATCGACGGGGGAGGATAACATCCGGTACCCTCCCGCTCAGCGATGCCCTGGCGATTTTCGATCCGTCCCTGGACCCTGGCGCTCCTCCTCCCGCTTGCTTGCAAGGAGCCGGAGGTGGCCGCGGTCCACAACCGTGCCCAGCAGGCGCAGACCGCGCTCGCCGAGGCGCGGGCCCACATCGCCAATGGCGAGCACGCCCCCGCGCTCGCGGCGCTGCGCAAGGCGGCCACCGCCGCTCCGGACAGCGCGGAGCCCCTGCTCCTCATGGCCGAGGCCCACCGCCTCGCCGGCAACGAGGGCGCCGCCATCCTCGCGCTCAAGCAGGCCAAGTCGCTCGTCCCCGGGGACGACCCGTCCATCCAGAAGCAGCTCGCGGAGCTGTACCTCCGGGACGGCCACACCCAGGACGCGCTCAACACCCTGGTGGGCCTGCTCAACGCGGGCAGCCTGCAGGACGCGGACGTGCTGCGGCTGGCGAGGCTCC
Above is a window of Pyxidicoccus xibeiensis DNA encoding:
- a CDS encoding protein kinase domain-containing protein; this translates as MHASGQKIERYEEELLLALDEGLLSHEELAALREEALRLDRGPLQLLKERGRLSEDTLGMLREELSREQSTQPGVRPVEAATLTPTPPGVTAAPAVAGEPPFPVPDWDRYQPVRFLGQGGMGLVFLAYDPLLRRNVALKFVRDGDAELARRILSEARAQARVRHERVCEVYEVGEVRGRGYIAMRYVDGQTLGQLADTLTLEQKVLVLRQAAEGVHAAHRAGLIHRDIKPGNILVERTEDGGLAPFVMDFGLAREGRDEGVGQSAVLGTPHYMAPEQARGGAARLDRRVDVYALGATLYSLLTGRPPFDGTTAQEVITRLQTEEPRPLRALDANIPEDLEAIVLKCLEKERPARYDSARALVEDLERFLEGEPVQARRGLGYRLRRKARKHRVALAAAAAALTVVTLAVGQAVLARSEVLERERLASRFTERVERIESSARYSALSPLHDTRDDRKALRERMDALETEVHQAGTRAMGPGQYALGRALLALDDARGARERLEAAWNHGYREPRVAWALALVLGDLYREQLLLDVERRGPEQREARRKELEQRYRDPALAYLRQAEGPEVPAPPRYVKALFAFYEGRHEEALAHLDAMGRALPWFYEAPLLRGDILLARATQRWPQGDTAGSKADLDAARQAYATAIATADSQPATHYALGRLELAAFVMELYGEGNVLPHYERGLESLARALAAAPDHAASQVVVSRLHRRLAEQRALKGGADVEALLQKSIDAARAAQAHATPEARVPLELAIAYRQWARHLQGLGKDPSEQLRLSIESFEQLRPEERDYAFHANLGVTYQVWADHEAAHGEDPLAHQEKAIEAYRAAIALRENQADAWINLGKALRSRATTPRAPDTAGDLVRAREALDRALALNPRNIAACFEGAFVSERLAQWKLDHGEDPGPDQEKALALHRQGLSINPRLPQLHNGLGSALLWQAEQRWEEGADPEPLFNAAQQSFEQARAAAPQQAFAYNNLGEVWALRAAVQLARREDPGPSVRAAIESYRKALELLPDDGDLWANLGRVHGLRATWVLEQGGDPSRDLAHAEEALARASERNPRQGSAWRQLGEARGTRARWRARKDMARNEDFEEAAKSFQQALELEPRRLEYRVAAGDMQREWAAWKQRRGEDATPVLKRGLELAEHVLAARPRWARARLLRANVLLALAESPAPIERREAWRKQAQADVELALSANPHLRPAWKSAPAR
- a CDS encoding TauD/TfdA family dioxygenase, with protein sequence MPVARLEPHDDFLRVYFTEGAGPRHADFHWFWLRHNSELDRHPLTRERIVCSSELPFELRPRDARVSEDGSAVDIDWGDRADGQVSRYAAAWLLTHAYAADRAAAPPPPSDASALTLDFARLEAPLGPLAVRRLQEDGALVVRGFGLDTEALIDVFAAQRLSVIETHFGRIEDLRTDNTTNKNTDQLGYTDSAIQLHTDQPFLERPPRYQLLHSQRPADVGGDSSVVDALAAARHLADLDRPAFDLLRTMPVTFHRKQKDFERVLVSPLLDFDAPGGFRIRYSYFTLAPHRAPFAEMEAWYRAYNRFAKLVRDERHQYRFRLEAGDFLIYDNWRMLHARTAFSGPRWLRGVYFDTQARF
- a CDS encoding pyridoxal phosphate-dependent decarboxylase family protein; this encodes MSNPPRLSSQGLSHQDVLKQMRDMRAEDARWQDGRTWSLVYNAGEDIRRLLAEAYTEFMSENGLSPFAFPSLRRFESEVLAISAELFHGEGVAGTMTSGGTESILMAVKTARDFARAERGITEPEMVLPASVHPAFQKAAHYFGVKAVNVPVGPDFRADVKAMSAAIGPRTVLMVGSAPAYPQGLVDPITELAAAAKKRGVLFHVDACLGGFLLPFARRLGHEVPDFDFAVPGVTSLSADLHKYGYAAKGASVVLYRTPELRRYQFFTYADWSGGIYASPSMAGTRPGGAIAAAWAILKYLGEEGYLKLAGTVLDTARALREGITAIPGLKLLGAPRLSVFAFSSDTLDVYALGDAMEARGWKLDRQMQPPALHLMVTPAHAKVVEPFLADLRECAASLASGAPAPEGSAAMYGMLGTMPDRREAADFIRQFMDAIYE
- a CDS encoding DUF819 family protein; protein product: MTPALQAVIVVGLPGLILLAARYLKPIAWVGPVVVCYAAGIILGNLPGLALQPRVSLSVSEAAVPLAIPLLLFATDVPRWMRLARSTLLSFVLACAAAMVSSALVGLAFAHRSDEWWKMAGMLAGVYTGGTANMNAVGLALEVRQETFVLLNTADIVVGAAYFLFLVTVAQRVVLAFLPRFPNPTSWDEVPEGGAGEGVIPRWAWVRGMGLSLLLAVAIAGVSAGGTQWVLGRLHVTVVLLLITSLALAASFIPAVRTLPGSSTLGDYALLVFCVAVGSLADASQLQQAGLFVFVFCACVQFLAVGLHFALATLFRIDADTFLITSASTIFGPAFVGPVARALRNRELMVSGMTTGLMGFAMGTWMGLAVSWLLRP
- the omp85 gene encoding Omp85 family outer membrane protein; protein product: MHLVRMTWAVSLVVLFHGAPSRAQGVPEEEAAPAPGAEAPPPPESQEAKPRTGWRVQGLPLLNFNSDEGFGFGVRLMLVDAGDGTQQPYRHAVVGQFFQTTGGTAIHRLMLDAPGFLSSPWRVGVDLSLLNDRFSPYYGQGSGATYEEDFSTCDDRDALEANPDVCPDNAAFRGLRYYSYEQRTFPSVVLNARRSIKGPWQVAVGYRFRLTRVSTRYDTDDLGQSRDSRLEEDARAGLLTGIEGELRRETFRTAELTAGLLLDLRDNEPAPVRGMFHELVARGALEATGSSFRYWGVTANLRFYHPLVSERLVAALRLMGDAMGGDVPFFQLSSFGGVDWRDGWGGIGGVITARGILKNRLQGEVKALANGELRWWFASARPWNQQLDFTLVAFLDAGQAWSDLHFRDGGASQYAGGGGLRIGWEKLFIVRADYGVSPSDGTSGFYLDFNHMF
- a CDS encoding RNA methyltransferase; the encoded protein is MIRTLNDAVELVHTHHVITEVPTHGPASLVEKVLGGRPSGSWREHAKGRLAYRLGRMLRASPEVLAVRLVEGKVAFVDPTLWPSVYRVAMEPARRRASLTGLSTEARELLSRVERDKAVRLDKEGPWTKARQALQERLLVHFSEAQEEDGHHVAVLRSWRSWASPSLKEDAATLSYEDALARLRDACGGAPTGLGPWVF
- a CDS encoding GlxA family transcriptional regulator; the protein is MKRAPRRQPTAATSQAAPLRIALLAFDDAQVLDITGPLEVFGRTSRWLREHRGAIEDRYSLALLSANGPVLRSSSGIRLVADGGLPVRGDTIDTLLVSGGRGVRHVAEDPRVLIWLRAQAPRVRRLASVCTGAFVLAAAGLLDGRRAVTHWSDCDRLARLHPRVTVEKDPIFVRDGHVYTSAGVTAGMDLALALVEEDCGRDVALAVARELVLFLRRPGGQSQFSAQLSAQTAEREPLRDLQAWMADHPGDDLRIPALARRAAMSERHFRRAFTAEVGCPPARFVEQVRVEAARRALEDTDDGVDAIADRVGFGTSESMRRAFTRTLHTSPTAYRERFRADKTRRHAS
- a CDS encoding DJ-1/PfpI family protein — protein: MTRIGIVLFDGAEELDYAGPWEVFAAAAYLRPELGLEVRTYSKDGQPIRSAKGLRVIPDASFADTPRLDVVLAPGGEGRKREMHDEVMLGWLRARGAEAKWVTSVCTGAFLLHAAGLCTGRRVTTHWSAIEELRARGDVTVLEDIRYVRDGNVVTAAGVSAGIDMSLWLVGQLWDPAFARKVQRYIQYEPSPPYAAEV